In Odontesthes bonariensis isolate fOdoBon6 chromosome 6, fOdoBon6.hap1, whole genome shotgun sequence, one genomic interval encodes:
- the dok2 gene encoding uncharacterized protein dok2 isoform X2 translates to MVPTQRWKRVWCVLYRESSCSISRLEFFECKDGGGAEKSDRSLRRHQEHKKVVRLSDCIRVTEVEMDGGPKDSGSFLVETTDKIYVFACDRNQLEDWTHKLCEVAFPMSWMEPSVKRSSLQRGSRVEEEDLMEQNSLYSGRETVSVQDFRVCVRRTDASDRCRLKGDGILRTDVDALHLLDKTGDILFTWPYRYLRRFGRDKATFSFEAGRRCDSGEGSFEFDTKQGNFLFQAVEAAINLQKISLPHRQTSAGGGQGSPENPPPPPSNPPPPYSRTLPQPRGQVPQPPAAQAADGVYSVVNDPANQPMTNSEGAGPAAQQRPQLSRLEPPVDKMLTAVKSLTLDTRGLPVPQKNQVKMISSCPLPNIAPESGSSVAPGPGSGSGPAPGHAPNLRTGPRASATTSQDQMYSQISLPADAGRRSRKEKRSDSKAGPCSPPLVNKESEYSQPFDTIASSVMADILNCHQGRGADPGDDLGADPLYDSIDEMKIRNIFTCEPNAAGGAYRKVDHIYDEPEGCAAAATGTDSTPAVYDDPEEMRGDAWRVMGTTADPKGHEYPYNPRVDDYAVPKRPQRVFAAARRTTEEEEREDRLEEEPQEEEEEEEEEEEEEHSPYNNVMVKMV, encoded by the exons ATGGTTCCCACCCAG CGCTGGAAGCGGGTGTGGTGCGTCCTCTACAGGGAGAGCTCCTGCTCCATCTCCCGGTTGGAGTTCTTCGAGTGCAAAGATGGAGGCGGCGCGGAGAAGAGCGACCGGAGTCTGCGCCGACACCAGGAACACAAGAAG GTGGTCCGGCTGTCCGACTGCATCCGTGTGACGGaggtggagatggatggaggtcCCAAAGACTCGGGCTCCTTCCTGGTGGAGACCACCGACAAGATCTACGTGTTCGCCTGCGACCGGAACCAGCTGGAGGACTGGACCCACAAGCTGTGCGAGGTGGCCTTCCCT ATGAGTTGGATGGAGCCCTCGGTGAAGCGAAGTAGCCTGCAGAGAGGCAGccgggtggaggaggaggacctGATGGAGCAGAACTCCCTGTACAGCGGCAGAGAGACGG TGTCGGTGCAGGACTTCAGAGTGTGTGTTCGAAGGACGGACGCGTCCGATCGCTGCCGGCTGAAGGGCGACGGCATCCTACGAACTGACGTCGATGCTCTGCACCTGCTGGACAAGACGGGGGACATCCTGTTCACCTGGCCGTACAGATACCTGCGGCGCTTCGGACGGGACAAG GCAACCTTCTCCTTCGAGGCGGGTCGCAGGTGCGACTCCGGCGAGGGCAGCTTCGAGTTTGACACCAAACAGGGCAACTTCCTGTTTCAGGCGGTGGAGGCAGCCATCAACTTGCAGAAGATCTCCCTCCCCCACAGACAGACGTCCGCCGGCGGCGGCCAGGGGAGTCCGGAGAACCCGCCTCCACCACCGTCCAACCCTCCGCCGCCCTACAGCAGGACGCTGCCTCAGCCCCGCGGACAAGTCCCACAACCCCCTGCTGCTCAG GCGGCCGACGGCGTGTACAGCGTCGTGAACGATCCTGCAAACCAGCCAATGACAAACAGCGAGGGCGCCGGGCCTGCAGCGCAGCAGCGCCCCCAGCTG tctCGTTTGGAGCCTCCGGTCGACAAAATGCTGACCGCCGTGAAGAGCCTGACCCTGGATACTCGCGGACTCCCCGTCCCCCAAAAGAACCAGGTCAAGATGATCTCCAGCTGCCCTCTGCCCAACATCGCCCCCGAGTCCGGCTCCAGCGTGGCGCCGGGCCCCGGCTCCGGCTCTGGCCCCGCACCTGGCCACGCCCCCAACCTACGCACCGGCCCCAGAGCGAGCGCCACCACCAGCCAGGACCAGATGTACTCCCAGATCAGCCTGCCGGCCGACGCAGGTCGCAGATCCAGGAAGGAGAAGAGGAGCGACAGCAAGGCGGGCCCCTGTAGCCCCCCGCTGGTCAACAAGGAGTCGGAATACTCCCAACCCTTCGACACCATCGCCTCAAGCGTCATGGCCGACATCCTGAACTGCCACCAGGGCCGCGGTGCCGACCCGGGCGACGACCTGGGCGCCGACCCGCTGTACGACAGCATCGACGAGATGAAGATCAGAAACATCTTCACATGCGAACCCAACGCCGCGGGGGGGGCGTACAGGAAGGTGGACCACATCTACGACGAGCCCGAAGGCTGCGCCGCCGCCGCCACGGGAACGGATTCCACCCCGGCGGTGTACGATGACCCCGAGGAGATGAGGGGAGACGCCTGGAGGGTCATGGGTACGACCGCCGACCCCAAGGGCCACGAGTACCCCTACAACCCCCGAGTGGATGACTACGCTGTGCCCAAACGACCCCAGAGGGTGTTCGCTGCCGCCCGGAggaccacagaagaagaagagcgggAGGACCGACTGGAGGAGGAgccccaagaagaagaagaagaagaagaagaagaggaggaggaggagcattCACCGTACAACAACGTGATGGTGAAAATGGTGTAG
- the dok2 gene encoding uncharacterized protein dok2 isoform X1 produces the protein MEEDIRKQGTLFLQQQRFGKRWKRVWCVLYRESSCSISRLEFFECKDGGGAEKSDRSLRRHQEHKKVVRLSDCIRVTEVEMDGGPKDSGSFLVETTDKIYVFACDRNQLEDWTHKLCEVAFPMSWMEPSVKRSSLQRGSRVEEEDLMEQNSLYSGRETVSVQDFRVCVRRTDASDRCRLKGDGILRTDVDALHLLDKTGDILFTWPYRYLRRFGRDKATFSFEAGRRCDSGEGSFEFDTKQGNFLFQAVEAAINLQKISLPHRQTSAGGGQGSPENPPPPPSNPPPPYSRTLPQPRGQVPQPPAAQAADGVYSVVNDPANQPMTNSEGAGPAAQQRPQLSRLEPPVDKMLTAVKSLTLDTRGLPVPQKNQVKMISSCPLPNIAPESGSSVAPGPGSGSGPAPGHAPNLRTGPRASATTSQDQMYSQISLPADAGRRSRKEKRSDSKAGPCSPPLVNKESEYSQPFDTIASSVMADILNCHQGRGADPGDDLGADPLYDSIDEMKIRNIFTCEPNAAGGAYRKVDHIYDEPEGCAAAATGTDSTPAVYDDPEEMRGDAWRVMGTTADPKGHEYPYNPRVDDYAVPKRPQRVFAAARRTTEEEEREDRLEEEPQEEEEEEEEEEEEEHSPYNNVMVKMV, from the exons ATGGAGGAGGACATCAGGAAGCAGGGGACGctcttcctgcagcagcagcgctTCGGAAAG CGCTGGAAGCGGGTGTGGTGCGTCCTCTACAGGGAGAGCTCCTGCTCCATCTCCCGGTTGGAGTTCTTCGAGTGCAAAGATGGAGGCGGCGCGGAGAAGAGCGACCGGAGTCTGCGCCGACACCAGGAACACAAGAAG GTGGTCCGGCTGTCCGACTGCATCCGTGTGACGGaggtggagatggatggaggtcCCAAAGACTCGGGCTCCTTCCTGGTGGAGACCACCGACAAGATCTACGTGTTCGCCTGCGACCGGAACCAGCTGGAGGACTGGACCCACAAGCTGTGCGAGGTGGCCTTCCCT ATGAGTTGGATGGAGCCCTCGGTGAAGCGAAGTAGCCTGCAGAGAGGCAGccgggtggaggaggaggacctGATGGAGCAGAACTCCCTGTACAGCGGCAGAGAGACGG TGTCGGTGCAGGACTTCAGAGTGTGTGTTCGAAGGACGGACGCGTCCGATCGCTGCCGGCTGAAGGGCGACGGCATCCTACGAACTGACGTCGATGCTCTGCACCTGCTGGACAAGACGGGGGACATCCTGTTCACCTGGCCGTACAGATACCTGCGGCGCTTCGGACGGGACAAG GCAACCTTCTCCTTCGAGGCGGGTCGCAGGTGCGACTCCGGCGAGGGCAGCTTCGAGTTTGACACCAAACAGGGCAACTTCCTGTTTCAGGCGGTGGAGGCAGCCATCAACTTGCAGAAGATCTCCCTCCCCCACAGACAGACGTCCGCCGGCGGCGGCCAGGGGAGTCCGGAGAACCCGCCTCCACCACCGTCCAACCCTCCGCCGCCCTACAGCAGGACGCTGCCTCAGCCCCGCGGACAAGTCCCACAACCCCCTGCTGCTCAG GCGGCCGACGGCGTGTACAGCGTCGTGAACGATCCTGCAAACCAGCCAATGACAAACAGCGAGGGCGCCGGGCCTGCAGCGCAGCAGCGCCCCCAGCTG tctCGTTTGGAGCCTCCGGTCGACAAAATGCTGACCGCCGTGAAGAGCCTGACCCTGGATACTCGCGGACTCCCCGTCCCCCAAAAGAACCAGGTCAAGATGATCTCCAGCTGCCCTCTGCCCAACATCGCCCCCGAGTCCGGCTCCAGCGTGGCGCCGGGCCCCGGCTCCGGCTCTGGCCCCGCACCTGGCCACGCCCCCAACCTACGCACCGGCCCCAGAGCGAGCGCCACCACCAGCCAGGACCAGATGTACTCCCAGATCAGCCTGCCGGCCGACGCAGGTCGCAGATCCAGGAAGGAGAAGAGGAGCGACAGCAAGGCGGGCCCCTGTAGCCCCCCGCTGGTCAACAAGGAGTCGGAATACTCCCAACCCTTCGACACCATCGCCTCAAGCGTCATGGCCGACATCCTGAACTGCCACCAGGGCCGCGGTGCCGACCCGGGCGACGACCTGGGCGCCGACCCGCTGTACGACAGCATCGACGAGATGAAGATCAGAAACATCTTCACATGCGAACCCAACGCCGCGGGGGGGGCGTACAGGAAGGTGGACCACATCTACGACGAGCCCGAAGGCTGCGCCGCCGCCGCCACGGGAACGGATTCCACCCCGGCGGTGTACGATGACCCCGAGGAGATGAGGGGAGACGCCTGGAGGGTCATGGGTACGACCGCCGACCCCAAGGGCCACGAGTACCCCTACAACCCCCGAGTGGATGACTACGCTGTGCCCAAACGACCCCAGAGGGTGTTCGCTGCCGCCCGGAggaccacagaagaagaagagcgggAGGACCGACTGGAGGAGGAgccccaagaagaagaagaagaagaagaagaagaggaggaggaggagcattCACCGTACAACAACGTGATGGTGAAAATGGTGTAG
- the brd3os gene encoding uncharacterized protein BRD3OS, which translates to MSECDPAAVEEPGSSGLPGPPGPSGPPSPPGPARPPLAAKALSEPFGQLRYRDTSLLIWQQQQLQAEPPSTYLTRSQSAWYSSYGNQAVLIRDRRGQRGAEGQSRICSLM; encoded by the coding sequence ATGTCGGAGTGTGACCCAGCTGCTGTAGAGGAGCCCGGGTCCTCGGGCCTCCCCGGTCCCCCCGGCCCCTCCGGCCCCCCCAGTCCCCCCGGCCCGGCCCGCCCCCCTCTGGCAGCCAAGGCCCTGTCGGAGCCGTTCGGCCAGCTCCGGTACCGGGACACGTCGCTGCTGatctggcagcagcagcagctgcaggcgGAGCCGCCCTCCACCTACCTGACCCGCAGCCAGTCGGCCTGGTACAGCAGCTACGGGAACCAGGCGGTGCTGATCCGGGACCGGAGGGGCCAGCGGGGCGCCGAGGGGCAGTCCAGGATCTGCAGCCTCATGTAG